A part of Cryptococcus gattii WM276 chromosome G, complete sequence genomic DNA contains:
- a CDS encoding Serine/threonine protein kinase, putative; (SOK-1) (Ste20-like kinase) (Similar to TIGR gene model, INSD accession AAW44662.1): MSTYSQNNPNNPHADPELFYVRQNRIGKGSFGEVYQGYDKRTSLPVAIKIIDLESAEDEIDDIQQEIQILSQLDSEFVTRYHGSFLKGSHLWIIMEYCSGGSCSDLMKAGVFREEYIAILARELLRGLEYLHEEGKLHRDIKAANVLLTANGEVKLADFGVSGQLTATMTKKNTFVGTPYWMSPEVIKQSGYDHRADIWSLGITCIEMAMGEPPYADLHPMKVLFLIPKNPPPQLDDRFSRPFRDFVSLCLQRDPRNRPTAKELLKHKFIKTAKKASYLTELIENHEKWKAEEGAKPADDGVSGMSQEPAYGPAADALWDFGTVRNNLPGTVSRNTSRPLPPANGSVNGPSNSHMSIHSTAPIRTKAEEFLPPSLSGRALPTTPSRGTATSAYANSPGRSRGNSTPTGTRNDGQPMYSTVRGTVVPPPAPVTVPSQTQPPHRHHNEQLEENDDDAMLEGVIIPALSNLATRVPNDHARATLDRLRDAFIEAERSIPGVTSAFVLEIVENVEQIEEH; this comes from the exons ATG TCCACTTATTCACAAAACAACCCCAATAATCCTCATGCCGACCCTGAGCTCTTCTATGTCCGTCAGAACCGCATTG GTAAGGGAAGTTTCGGAGAGGTCTACCAAGG TTATGATAAGCGAACGTCTTTGCCAGTGGCCATAAAAATTATCGATCTAGAGAGCGCCGAGGATGAGATTGACGATATCCAACAAGAAATTCAGATCCTCAGCCAGCTGGATAGCGAGTTTGTGACGAGGTATCATGGGTCTTTCTTGAAAGGCTCACATCTCTGGATTATTATGGAATACTGTTCAGGAGGCTCGTGCTCTGACTTG ATGAAGGCTGgtgttttcagagaagaATACATTGCAATCTTGGCCCGTGAGCTCCTGAGAGGATTGGAGTATCTGCACGAAGAAGGGAAACTCCATCGAGACATCAAAG CTGCCAACGTCCTTCTCACTGCCAACGGCGAAGTCAAGCTCGCAGACTTTGGGGTTTCTGGTCAACTGACGGCCACAATGACTAAGAAG AACACATTTGTTGGAACGCCTTATTGGATGTCGCCGGAAGTAATTAAGCAGTCTGGGTACGATCACAGAGCGGACATTTGGAGTCTTG GTATTACCTGCATTGAAATGGCCATGGGTGAACCTCCCTATGCCGACCTGCATCCCATGAAAGTCTTATTCCTGATTCCTAAGAATCCCCCTCCGCAATTGGACGATCGTTTTTCCCGCCCTTTCCGTGATTTTGTATCCCTCTGTCTGCAGCGTGATCCTCGCAAT CGTCCTACTGCCAAAGAGTTGCTGAAGCACAAATTCATCAAAACTGCGAAAAAAGCTTCATATCTTACGGAGCTGATAGAAAACCACGAGAAGTGGAAGGCTGAAGAAGGGGCAAAACCTGCAGACGATGGTGTCAGTGGAATGTCACAAGA ACCCGCTTATGGGCCCGCAGCAGATGCGCTTTGGGACT TTGGGACCGTCCGCAATAACTTGCCTGGAACCGTTTCCCGTAACACCAGCCGCCCTCTTCCACCCGCGAATGGTAGCGTTAATGGCCCTTCTAATTCTCATATGTCCATTCATTCTACCGCACCTATTCGTACCAAAGCAGAGGAGTTTCTTCCACCATCGCTGAGTGGTCGAGCGCTTCCTACTACCCCATCACGTGGTACCGCAACATCTGCATATGCAAATTCTCCTGGTCGCTCTCGAGGTAATTCGACTCCGACTGGGACGAGGAACGATGGGCAACCTATGTACTCCACTGTCAGAGGGACGGTGGTTCCTCCCCCTGCTCCAGTTACTGTGCCGTCGCAAACGCAACCTCCCCACCGGCATCACAATGAGCAATTGGAAGAGAATGACGATGATGCAATGCTTGAAGGTGTTATCATTCCTGCTCTCAGCAAT CTTGCAACCCGTGTACCGAATGACCATGCCCGGGCGACCCTGGATCGCCTACGCGACGCCTTCATTGAAGCCGAGAGGTCTATCCCGGGTGTCACCTCTGCGTTTGTATTGGAAATCGTTGAGAATGTGGAACAAATCGAAGAGCATTAA
- a CDS encoding uncharacterized protein (Similar to TIGR gene model, INSD accession AAW44660.1), whose product MGQATSSLPSSLPDLALHCLRVADMSPADGLVEPYFDYLIGVQTPSINEPTGTPGASEGGRGSSSEGGEALRPDVLGRILEENEGKQIGLRVYNTKSQRIREESKASGDPNAKPSLLGLSLRVCNPAHALESVYHVLDVLEGSPAEMAGLVPWGDYVLAWSGGPLHSENDFYNLIEAHVDKPLRLFVYNADLDNLREVVLYPTRQWGGEGLIGCGIGYGLLHRIPRPSTPPSEPAKLSGADGYFGSDDVRRLSTQGSVSGGGGLVGTA is encoded by the exons ATGGGCCAGGCAACgtcttctcttccttcctctcttccAGATCTTGCCCTTCATTGCCTGCGCGTTGCAGACATGTCCCCCGCAGATGGACTGGTTGAGCCATATTTTGACTATCTCATCGGTGTCCAAACTCCTTCGATAAACGAACCGACTGGCACTCCTGGCGCTTCtgaaggagggagagggagtAGTAGTGAGGGTGGTGAAGCACTGAGACCAGACGTGCTGGGCAGAATATTAGAAGAAAATGAAGGGAAACAGATTGGATTGAGGGTATACAACACGAAAAGCCAGAGGATTAGAG aagaatcAAAGGCGAGCGGCGACCCAAATGCTAAACCTTCGTTACTTGGTCTAAGTCTGAGGGTATGTAATCCTGCACATGCCCTAGAGTCTGTATATCACGTTTTGGACGTTTTAGAAGGGAGTCCAGCAGAG ATGGCGGGTCTTGTGCCTTGGGGAGATTATGTCCTTGCTTGGTCTGGCGGCCCTTTACATTCTGAGAACGACTTTTACAACTTGATCGAGGCCCATGTGGACAAGCCATTACGGCTATTTGTCTACAATGCGGACTTGGA TAACCTTCGAGAAGTTGTTCTTTACCCTACTAGACAGTGGGGAGGGGAAGGTTTAATAGGATGCGGCATCGG CTACGGACTTTTACACCGTATACCCCGGCCGTCAACGCCCCCCTCTGAACCGGCTAAGCTGTCAGGAGCGGATGGATATTTTGGATCTGATGATGTCAGGAGGCTGAGTACGCAGGGGTCTGTCAGTGGAGGTGGGGGGCTGGTGGGAACTGCCTAG
- a CDS encoding RNA binding protein of the PUF protein family, putative; Puf2p (Hypothetical Protein) translates to MTFDIATGMSLADALNLVGGASIVPMEKQLSEGSGGLENYRSPLLLNLLKQGMHEKVLQKDLAVNGIVTEQQMIMQVFGNGEDYHKLRAEKVQLSIHHLGNTVLQHLFRLASPEERLAILNGIAPYLAYVGIHHRGTWVAQTPVDSCRTEEEQRIIAESFREWAPALMCDKIGNYLCPGIVEYGPELNNFLFEAAMDRLLVIASDRYGARCLLKCLESSKATLYQKQKLVATSIVLNSIPFATSSNGALLLTWLLDASNLPGRYDLISKRFLPHLSHLCNHRIASCSISRKYHVLLDSIGRTNSRLTVMDIQARRILSRPSSFTKVHPLPPAKLSLRQTSSQFLPSFQFISSEIKGSGHPYHPYLPCRPQSFQSFGQGKVVTSQAHAPKEPRYSMPLQAFPTPEFRPVQAFRPTTVIPPSKIMPENVPLPVTPTEKTEAEVNKCLLVLKDCLASINGC, encoded by the exons ATGACCTTTGACATTGCCACTGGCATGAGCCTCGCAGATGCCCTCAATCTTGTCGGTGGCGCATCAATAGTTCCAATGGAGAAACAGCTTTCTGAAGGGAGTGGCGGGTTGGAAAACTATCGAAGTCCACTCCTACTAAATCTTCTTAAGCAGGGAATGCATGAAAAGGTTCTACAGAAGGATCTGGCAGTGAATGGAATTGTCACAGAACAGCAAATGATTATGCAGGTCTTCGGCAATGGAGAAGATTATCACAAATTGAGGGCAGAGAAAG TACAGCTATCTATACACCACCTGGGAAACACTGTACTACAGCACCTATTCAGACTTGCTTCGCCCGAAGAACGACTTGCTATTTTGAACGGAATCGCACCTTACCTTGCTTATGTAGGCATTCATCACCGTGGTACTTGGGTAGCACAAACTCCTGTCGATAGCTGCCGGACCGAAGAAGAACAACGAATCATAGCAGAGTCATTTCGAGAGTGGGCACCAGCGCTCATGTGTGACAAGATCGGCAATTATCTCTGTCCAGGCATCGTGGAGTATGGCCCTGAACTCAACAATTTTTTATTTGAAGCGGCCATGGACAGGTTGCTGGTAATAGCCTCAGATCGATATGGAGCAAGGTGCCTGTTGAAGTGTTTGGAAAGCTCAAAAGCCACCTTGTACCAAAAG CAGAAACTTGTGGCAACATCCATTGTGCTCAACTCCATCCCTTTCGCCACAAGCTCAAATGGAGCGCTCTTGCTGACATGGCTGCTTGATGCTTCCAACTTGCCGGGACGCTATGACCTCATATCTAAGCGATTCCTTCCGCACCTTAGTCATCTCTGTAACCACAGAATTGCGTCTTGTTCCATTTCGAGAA AATATCACGTGCTGTTGGATTCCATTGGACGAACAAACTCGAGACTGACTGTGATGGACATCCAAGCAAGGAGAATCCTTTCCCGACCTTCGTCCTTCACGAAAGTACACCCTCTGCCACCTGCAAAGCTCTCGTTGCGGCAAACCAGTAGCCAATTCCTTCCTTCATTTCAATTCATAAGCTCTGAGATAAAAGGATCTGGTCACCCTTATCACCCATATCTACCATGTAGGCCTCAGTCATTTCAGTCATTTGGGCAAGGCAAAGTCGTAACTTCTCAGGCCCATGCACCGAAAGAGCCTAGGTATAGCATGCCACTGCAAGCTTTTCCAACCCCGGAATTCCGGCCGGTACAGGCCTTTCGGCCCACTACCGTCATTCCCCCCTCGAAGATTATGCCCGAAAATGTGCCTCTTCCAGTTACGCCTACGGAAAAGACCGAGGCAGAGGTGAACAAGTGCTTGTTGGTCCTGAAGGACTGTCTGGCATCCATAAATGGATGCTAG